A region of Shewanella psychromarinicola DNA encodes the following proteins:
- a CDS encoding methyl-accepting chemotaxis protein produces MINTIKAKLIILVGTLLILVSSFFIVNMFMVEQAVLKKEKLNINDKVESLVKDNLIGQVDTLSRSVNDFYQQSKVENIRLGLSDEIVMLRNTINNLYENNLTDDPDMMIYTFINEYQWGKGRYLFAYDADTLTNEAAGNGSVSMGNSRDAIDEKGNYYARNIVAAAKENKIGFTNYFFSNPSTGQIEEKISASFYFEPLNLVIATGEYISTLKQGNVTAALQTIMAAKYGKNGKFWVQDLNGNILAHSQTDLIGTQTNNTAKVNQVLEGKSDAFVLLSEFSSLTNVNKTKISYVRKILPQWGWIIGTGTYESDVTSIQQGLTDGTREIFDNKIFQSIAVASIIIIVALIFCVWLISKLITDMVVLKTRIDTLSTGEADLTSRLEIINHDELGDISHSVNNFIGYLQTMMLDISRSSKDITEGITQLNRQSESNSIALNNHSSETSLAATAITQMNSSAEAVANSAAQTASSTQQANEEAKASKINVVDASNSVIALVEDMNAATDKINTMSENTDQIVSILSVIKGIADQTNLLALNAAIEAARAGEQGRGFAVVADEVRSLASRTQSSTAQIDQILIRLQDDASSAVKVMIETKQSCQKVADNTFRVTSNLDSMTSSILNINDLGGQIATASEEQSAVTSEISRNIHTIETMALELLQNGKQTAVSTQHLSTANDHLNLLVNKFKLA; encoded by the coding sequence ATGATAAATACTATTAAAGCTAAATTAATCATATTAGTAGGTACTTTACTAATCCTTGTATCTAGCTTTTTTATCGTCAACATGTTCATGGTTGAACAGGCTGTTCTTAAAAAAGAAAAGCTTAATATCAATGATAAAGTCGAAAGTTTAGTAAAGGATAACCTTATCGGTCAGGTGGATACTCTTAGCCGTTCAGTTAATGATTTCTATCAACAGTCCAAAGTCGAAAATATTAGGCTGGGCCTGAGCGATGAGATTGTCATGTTGCGTAATACAATTAATAACCTGTATGAAAATAATCTCACCGATGACCCCGATATGATGATCTATACCTTCATCAATGAATACCAATGGGGAAAGGGCCGTTATCTGTTTGCCTATGATGCAGATACTTTAACGAATGAAGCCGCTGGCAATGGCAGCGTTTCAATGGGAAATAGTCGTGATGCTATCGATGAAAAAGGCAACTATTACGCCCGTAATATTGTTGCAGCCGCCAAGGAAAACAAGATAGGTTTCACCAACTACTTCTTTTCAAACCCATCAACAGGACAGATCGAAGAAAAAATATCAGCTTCTTTCTATTTTGAACCGCTTAATTTAGTGATTGCTACGGGTGAGTACATCAGCACGCTAAAGCAGGGGAATGTCACTGCTGCTCTACAAACTATAATGGCAGCAAAATATGGTAAAAATGGTAAATTTTGGGTGCAGGATCTAAACGGTAATATTCTGGCTCACTCGCAAACAGATCTTATTGGTACTCAGACAAACAACACCGCTAAAGTTAACCAAGTCTTAGAGGGAAAATCTGATGCCTTTGTTCTGCTCTCTGAGTTTTCTTCTTTAACGAATGTGAATAAAACAAAAATTTCATACGTCAGAAAGATCCTACCTCAATGGGGCTGGATTATAGGAACGGGAACCTACGAGTCTGATGTGACCTCGATTCAACAGGGCCTTACGGATGGTACTCGTGAGATATTCGACAACAAAATTTTCCAGAGTATTGCAGTGGCAAGCATCATTATCATCGTTGCACTCATTTTCTGTGTCTGGCTTATAAGCAAACTAATCACCGACATGGTGGTGTTAAAAACACGTATAGACACCTTATCCACTGGCGAAGCCGATCTCACCTCCCGATTGGAAATCATTAATCATGATGAGCTTGGAGATATAAGCCATTCAGTTAATAATTTTATTGGTTACCTTCAAACCATGATGCTTGATATATCCCGTTCATCCAAAGACATTACTGAAGGCATCACACAACTTAACCGTCAATCAGAAAGTAACAGCATTGCTCTGAACAACCACAGTTCAGAAACGAGTCTCGCAGCTACCGCAATCACTCAGATGAACAGCTCAGCAGAGGCGGTGGCTAACAGTGCAGCGCAAACTGCATCGAGCACCCAGCAAGCCAACGAAGAAGCTAAAGCCTCTAAAATCAACGTTGTTGATGCATCAAATAGCGTAATAGCCCTTGTAGAAGATATGAATGCGGCGACCGACAAGATTAATACTATGAGCGAGAATACCGACCAAATCGTATCGATTTTAAGCGTAATTAAGGGGATAGCTGATCAAACCAATCTGTTGGCACTCAATGCTGCAATAGAAGCCGCACGTGCAGGAGAACAAGGGCGAGGCTTTGCCGTTGTCGCTGATGAAGTGCGCTCACTCGCCTCTCGTACCCAATCGAGTACAGCTCAAATTGACCAGATCTTAATAAGGTTACAAGATGACGCTTCGTCGGCAGTAAAGGTGATGATTGAGACTAAGCAGAGCTGTCAGAAGGTGGCAGATAACACCTTTAGAGTGACCTCTAACCTTGATTCAATGACAAGTTCTATCTTAAACATTAACGATTTAGGCGGTCAAATAGCCACTGCATCTGAGGAGCAAAGTGCAGTAACCAGTGAAATTAGTCGAAATATACACACCATCGAAACTATGGCGCTTGAGTTGTTGCAAAATGGTAAGCAAACCGCAGTGAGTACTCAACACCTTTCGACTGCAAATGATCATCTCAATTTGTTAGTCAATAAGTTCAAATTAGCCTAA
- a CDS encoding mechanosensitive ion channel family protein, protein MVDKIVSIVDFFLEHKLLLTVLIVMLISVIKRFIISSIRGDVAFLSDVQRKWMSRTKNGTFILILVILFMLWQSEVSKFALSVTAIAIALVIASKEIILCFTGSIQRASSRSFVIGDWIEVGKIYGEVIEHNLMATVIQEIDLDQGQYHYTGKTATLPNSMFFTYAVKNLNFMKRYVYHNITITVVEFVNLYKLFPELTRQIEDHCEDFIEVAKRYNGVIEKHAGVDLPGSEPHIHITSGINGEQNVHIMIFCPTERAIQLEQLIREDFMVAYHQQFG, encoded by the coding sequence TTGGTAGATAAAATTGTATCAATAGTCGATTTCTTTCTCGAACACAAATTATTATTAACTGTGTTGATAGTAATGCTTATTTCAGTGATTAAGCGCTTTATCATTTCAAGTATTCGTGGCGATGTGGCTTTTCTTTCTGATGTGCAACGTAAATGGATGTCACGTACTAAAAATGGCACATTCATTTTAATCCTGGTTATTTTGTTCATGCTTTGGCAATCCGAAGTCAGCAAGTTTGCCCTGTCAGTTACCGCTATTGCCATTGCTTTAGTGATAGCTTCAAAAGAGATTATTCTTTGCTTTACTGGCTCGATACAACGAGCCAGTTCTCGTTCGTTTGTGATAGGTGATTGGATTGAAGTTGGCAAAATATATGGTGAAGTGATTGAACACAACTTAATGGCCACAGTGATCCAAGAGATCGATCTGGATCAGGGTCAATACCATTACACAGGAAAAACCGCGACGTTGCCAAACAGTATGTTTTTTACCTATGCGGTCAAAAACCTCAACTTTATGAAACGCTACGTTTACCATAACATTACGATTACCGTGGTCGAGTTTGTTAACCTTTATAAGCTTTTTCCTGAGCTAACCCGTCAAATAGAAGATCACTGCGAAGACTTTATTGAAGTGGCCAAGCGCTACAACGGCGTTATAGAAAAACATGCAGGTGTCGATTTACCGGGCAGCGAACCGCATATTCATATCACTAGTGGCATAAATGGTGAACAGAATGTTCATATAATGATTTTTTGCCCCACTGAACGCGCTATACAATTAGAGCAGCTGATAAGAGAAGATTTTATGGTTGCTTACCACCAACAATTTGGCTAG